From the genome of Calliopsis andreniformis isolate RMS-2024a unplaced genomic scaffold, iyCalAndr_principal scaffold0022, whole genome shotgun sequence:
TCTGTCTCTCCTCCGACCACCCCTCGGTTCGCCAGCCTCCCTCAACCCTCCAGCTTCTTCTCCAGTTCGCCTCAACCTCCTGCCTCGTCCTCAGGCTCTCTCTCCCATCGTAGTTCCCTTCTACGCGGTCTCTAAGATGCTTTATCTATGTGCCAAATAGATGTATGTACGTGTACACGGCTGTTCGAAACAATGCCGGGCGTGCAACCACCCCCGTCGCTACCAGCCACCCTTTCTGCGAGCACCGCGCCATCCATCCACCCCCCCCTGCCGCCCCTGTCCTTCTCCTTGCCCTATCATCCCTCGCGTGTGCTCTCTCGCCTCAACCCGTGCCACCTACGCTGCAACCACCCTCCCGCGACCCCCTCGACATCTTCACCGTTTCTGCCAACGTTCCAACGACCCCCCTCCATCCCCCTTTCCTGTCCCTCGTCATCGTCATCTTCGTTTCTGCCTCGTACCCTTTCGTCCTCCCTCTTTCCTAGGTCTGCTCTCTTCTCTCACCCTGTCACCGTCGCGTCCTATTTCCATCTTCGCGCTACCCACCCTCCCTCCTCGCCCGCGCCACGCTACAGCCACCCCCCTCGCCCTCTGACGCGAGAATGCCGAGCCGGCCTCAAAGAGAATGCGATAATACGAAGAACTTCGACTAATGAgttaatagttggtgcctcgcgTTACCGTCACACCGCGGGTACTTTATTCCACGTCGCCCCGAGCAACGAGATTATAGCGCGACGCGCACGAGAGGGGGCGCGCGCGTACAGGTGGCTCAGGGGCGCAGCGAGGCGCGAAAGACTTTCTGGGAGACGAGGAAAGTAATTTGTCGTCGATAATCGGCCCGACCCGAGGCACCGCGTTTTTACTTTCGATGAGGGTGGAGGAGGGGTTGAGGGGGAGGTTCTTCTACTTGTGGATCTTTTGGTTTGTGGTTTGTTGGAGAGAGGTGGGAGATATGACCGCTGGGTGTATTTGATGATTTAACTATTTGTGTGATTGGAGTAATCGAGGATGAAGGAGTAGGTTTCTTTACTTGTGAATCTCTCGATTTTCTTTTACTTTAGGAAGGGTGGGAATAATGACCGCTGGGTATGTTTGATGGTATAGTTGTGTCGTTGAGGTAATCGTGGATAAAAGAGTAGGTTTCTTTACTTGTGAATCTCTCGATTTTCTTTTACTTTAGGAAGGGTGGGAATAATGACCGCTGGGTATGTTTGATGGTATGGTTGTGTCGTTGAGGTAATCGTGGATAAAAGAGTAGGTTTCTTTACTTGTGAATCTCTCGATTTTCTTTTACTTTAGGAAGGGTGGGTATAATGACCGCTGGGCGTGTTTGATGATTTAACTATTTGTGTGATTGCAGTGATCAATGATGAAAAAGTAGGTTTCTTCACTTGTGAATCTCTCGATTTTCTTCTACTTTAGAAACTGTGGGAATAATGATCGCTGAGTATGTTTGATGTTATAGTTGTGTCGTTGAGGTAATCGTGGATGAAAGAGTAAGTTTCTTTACTTGTAAATCTCTCGATTTTCTTTTACTTTAGGAAGGGTGGGAATAATGACCGCTGGGTATGTTTGATGGTATAGTTGTATAACTCTGAGGATCGTGGATGAAGATGTAGGTTCCTTTATTTCTAGATCCTCTGACTTTTCTTCTGCAGGAAGGCTGAAAGAAATGACCGCTGGTTGTGTTTGATGGTATAGTGTGTAAGTGGGATGATCGTGGATGAATTTTATCTCCGTTAAGGGGAAATTCATTTTATTAGGCTTCGCGGGTAAAGTGAAGGGGTGAGTTAGTCGCGGATTATCTGTTATTGGACGATGAACGTGTtttattgggaaatgaggacccTTCAGGGGGGATAGGattactgtggaatgaggagaaAGGTGGGGAGAAGTGGAGGAAGTTTCATGAATCTAGAAAattaagggttgaagtttgTATTATAGATTTACAGCTGCATACGTAATATTTGATTTTGTTATGGGTGTCTGGTTGGGATTCACTACACAGAATGTTTTTGGAATCTGTACTTACTGAGATACTATAATCTACAATATTTATATACTCATTATAAGCTCGTCACTGTTTTCGATTCTATTTTTTTTCTGAAATTGCAATTACTTTTCTTGTTTGGGAGCTTCATCtgctataaaaaataaatacaacaatattatttttttaggctattttattcttcttctcTTGACTATTTTATTCTCCAACCTTGCCTTAAACTCCATTACAACAATCTTTACCTAATACACAAAGTCTTAATGTAGAGTAAACCTAAACCCACAATTTCTCATTTATATAGTGAAAAAATTAATGAATCTTCACCATTATCTTATTTTGAGCATACCCACTAAGTTACACCTGAGCTACAATCCCATATCAAGCCATGTTGCTTCCATTAATTGACACGTGGCCAAAGACTATTTAATTTAAAAGACAATTTACTATTTAACCCAAATTAGAGAACCTTCTCCTATGAGCAAAAAAATTCCCAAACCCACAGTTCCAAAATCTCCAAATCCTCCCCCAATCCATCACCCAGAACCCACACAAACGCCTCCCAGGGACATCCACGCGCTCCTTAAACGAGTATCACCCGTCGAAAAAGGAAAACCGCCCCCAGCGACAAACGAGTTAATCCCCGTGAGGTGTCCGCCCCTCTCGCCGCTTTTAAAACAAACCCGTCACCGATAGCTAGGCGCGAGAGGGCGAAGAGGGTCGTTCTCGAATTTACATTTCTAATCGCGGCGTGGAAACGGCGCGCGTTATGGAAATTGCAAAAATAAACGGCGCGATATCAGCATATCAAACGGCCCTCTTTGAGCGGCGTGTCCCCGACAGCCGCGGGGCGCTTTTTAAGCCGCGCCGCGGAAAAAATCCCCGAGTTTCGAGTGCGTGTCGATCCGCTGGAAAGCGTCCGCGGCCGCGGCGTGGTAAAAAGGCCGCGAGAAAAGTGCAACCAATAATTTTATTTGCCGCGATAAAGCACGGCCTCTGCCCCGCGAGGGGTGGCCAGGTAGAGGGGAGGGGGTGAGGGCCGCGTATCTTTAGTAAGTAAACAGAGCGCCTTATGAATTTTAAGCAGCGCGACGAGGAAGGCACGACCACCCCTCTTCTTATCTGACCCTCTTCCCTTTTCTTCCTCCTCCAACcctttcctcctcctcctcttccgCCTGCTCTCCCTCGTTGACGTTCGCCTTCGTTCCTCTCCCGCCGAGCTCTCGCCCCTCGTTTCCTCTCCTTTGATGGAGCACACGGGCTAATCCGATGAGAGAGAAAAAAGGGCAACGCAAATTGGAAAAGTGGATACGCTGAGATTCCacctcctctttctctctcgacTGAGGGGGCAAGTGGACAAGCTAGTTCCTTGGGAGATGGGCATGTATATGGAGGTAAATAGTGGCGCGAGCGTCGATTAACGAGGGTGGGTCTCTGCGAGGCGACCCTGTTCTCCTTTGAGCGTtccttttttttatctttcttttTCTGCCCGTTTTTCTGAAGGGGAAATGTTGGGTAAGGACGAGCGACGAACCGCGAGCCGTGTGAAGAGTTTACGAGGCCAAAGATGGCGGACGACGTTTTTTCAGTTACGACCGCTTCGAAATGTTTGGGCTAACGCGGTCTCGTTTTAGTTTGATACGATTTTCACGGGGTCGTTGAACTATCTCGTGGCGAGCGTTGTTGGGGAGTAacgatttcttttttaaattgagGGAGAGAGTGGGAGAGAGGAAATTGAGGGAGAgggttttgaaaatttgagtggGTTGCTTTCAGTGTTTTCAGGATTCTGGGGGCTCCAAAGAATTTTCGAATACGTGGGTTGTATAATAATTTTGGTAATTCATGAAAGGGTGTAGAAAATTAGAAATGTGTACAATATTTTTCAGTTGGGTTATAGAAATATGTACATTATTTTTCAATTACATGGAATGTAAAAAGTAGTCCGTGTTAaacagacttattctacttgcttCTGCCCTCTTTGAGTTCTACTCTGAATAATTTCAAATCATAACAAATCTATCCACGAGACTACAAGAAGGTAATGGTGTACCTTTCTCATTGAGATAATAAGTTATGTATAGGTACTGACAAAGCCATCCCTTCACATAATTTAAAACTGCTATTATCACCTAGTTTAGAAGGAAGAATTATTTTTGTAGAAAAGAGGGGTCAACGACCCCCATTTAGAGGAACTCCCACTTGGGAATTTTTTCAACTTTACTTAACTCGTTAAACGCCCCTTCACAAAGTCCACTTATTTCATTTCAAAAACCTCTTTTTCCTTTAATTTTCGTTCACCCTTTACAAGTCAAGTTTTCAATTTTCCCCACAATTTTTAGAATCTGTCACAAACCTGTAattgtaaggcaaaacaacctatttgatatctttaaaaaactcaaataaattctataatatagaaTTTACTTCTCGAGaagtttttcatttaaaaataagggttcaagaaaaCCCAAGTCCAAACAGTACTGAAACTGCAAATTTCAAACGCCAATATCTCAAATACAGAAACATGTTCCTTAGGTCACTTTGCCTTGCAACCACAGATTCATGAAGCTTCCTCTTtctagaaacataaattctatacCCTAGATGTCAATTAACCACATAAATCTGTGGTTGCAAGGCAAAATGACCTATATcacgttttcaaaaaattccagTAGAATCCTTAATTAACATCTACAGCAcagaattgatatttctaaAAATAGAAAAGGGCATTAAAAAACTTCTCCCATCTAAAAATACGTATCTAAGAAATCAGAggtccataagacagtattgaaacTAAGAACATTAAACACCAATATCTCGAAATCGAACCTATGTTCCTTACGTCATTTTACAGCCGCGTAAATATAATTGCAAATAATAAGACCCAGGAGGAAATTCCTCCAAGAAGACCCATAGCCAAAGAGAGCCAGAGGCGCAAGAAACAGGGGCACAAGAAATAGTGGCGCAGAATGGAAGACAGACTAGCGAAGACTGCGTTTAATAGCCGTAGTGTTGCCTCGGAGGCCTCTCGCCATTAAGAATCCCGCAGGACCGTCCTCGCGGGCCCTCTCCTACCCTCTCTCCATCCCCCTTTCCGCAATTCCGACATATTACGCGGTGCCCTGGCGGCCGAGGGTGTAATACGTGTTTGTAGCCAGCTATAACTATACGTTGCGGAGGTACCACCTCGGTGCCACTAAAATCATTAGAAACACGTGCGCCTTGCAGCGCGCAGAATCCCCGTCCCCTTGCCATTAGAATGCTTAGACGGTGTTGTATCCGGAGATCAATATCAAAACAACGCCGCATGACCGCCCACCACGCGGAAAATTCCCTGGAAATTTGAGGAGCCTCGGTTCGAGGAAGTACCTGCTGTTTCTTGATGGTGGCTGTGGGCTCGGTGCCTGTGTTTGAAAGGGTTTCTTTGGGGGCCTCGTTTGGGGGAGCGGGGCTGATAATGGCTGATGGAATTTCGAGAGGGTGGAACACTCTTCGCGAGGTATTTCGTTTATTTTGGTAATGGGTCGTGTGTTTTGTGAGACTTCTTTGGGGCAGGTTGATGTGGAGCAGAATTGGATGAGCGGGATGCAAAGTTAATCTGTATTTTCTTTCCGTTTTTTAGGTATTTTTGTGTGAATTTTGGATGTATATATGATGTAAGATACTATAGTAGTAGTTGCAGTgactataatatttttttactgtaagctgtattactattttttattatattattttagaaATTTGTGATTCATTCCTTATAGGTAAGGGGTTCCTGAAACCACGTTGATGTTTGCATTTAAATAAGAGTTAAGAAATATAGGGTGATAGGAAAATAAATTGACTTGTTCTAATAAAAAAAGGATAtttatctatttattctgtaattaACGAGATAATATGTAGATATTGAATAactcagaataataataaaataaaggaAAATGAAGTTTGAACACCTCCTCTGTTTTAATAAAACTACACTTTAAAAAACTAAAAGAGATGATCCTACACAGAAGATTGTTCTTCCACGATATATCTTCTTCGAAATAATTCAAATTATAACACGAATGTTTCCCATTTTATTAAAAACAGTGGAAGTATTCGGGTGACCTGCTTCAGCTAGGGCACCCTGTATAAAATTTCAGCATCGACAGTACCCACTGTGCAGCAGTCCTGCAGCCATATCTTTTAACCATACTCCCTGGACACCCAAAAGCATGCAACGCACTTCACAAACCTTTACAACCATCTCTATCACTCAACCATAAAAATCGACTTATGCCTCTCATAAAAATTCACAGTAAATATAAAACCCAAAAACCCTTTCCTCAATTAAAATCCAAAAACTCCACCCCAGAACCAAAAAGAGAAAAAGTAGGGAAAGAAGAGGTGCAGGAATTCGAAGATCTCACAGTCAGGATAAGTAACGAAAATGTAAGTCGGGATCAACCGCGCTCATCCCCTTTGGCGTTGGCGTTTGACGCGACCGCTGAAATTTTTACTCGGTTCGATTTGGTCCTTTCGGGGATTCCCCGCCCTCTGATTGGTGGACTCTGGCCACGCCCTGCATATAAGGGTGGCTTGCTCGCCGGAGCACTATCAGCCCTTATGTATGCCCGATGTGAGTACACTTATGTGCCCAGTACATATGTAAGGGTGCAGATTTCGCGCGTACGTATATACGAGGCCGATACATGGGCGCAGGAACGTGTGTAGATCGGGCGGGGCTGCCCGAGGACTATGGAGCAGCGTGGGTGAGCTTCCCGATACGACACGGTCGATCGAGGACCGATCGTAACTTTAGTATCGGACTGTTATCTAAAAATGAACGGCTCGGCTAACTGTCGCTATTCTTTCCGCGAAACGCTCGGGGAATCTGAGACGCAGCTGCTGTTAGTACACTCTCCACTTTGAGTAACATTTGCTACTGAAGTCCTTTTAGAGGATTTGAGGGATGATGGAGACATTTATGGTGTGGAATCTTTTTTTAATTCTGTGGCCAGGGAAATTGTTGATACAATTTCTGCAGGCtcttcccagatagcacacgtctattggatatttttaggaaatatctaaatattttaaatttagcgAATTATTATGAGTTACAAATTTATTTCAGACTTGTGTCTTCTATATCATTTGACTGAGTTTTCTTTATTTTAGAGAATAATAGAAATCTCGTATTTACGTTAGATTATAAGTAAACTGCTTAAAATACTGTGTTAAGGTGGTCAAATTTTTGTCTCTAAAAAGAGGGTTTGAGTCAACTTCCCCTCAGATACAGAATCACCCACATACTAAAATTATGAAGGCATTTAATTTcacgaatattcaatcatattgCTCCATGATCCACAATTCAAAAGCGCtctcaaaattgaataaaataactCATAACAGGAAAGGAAAATAAAAATGTCTTTACGTGGGAACCGTTTTACATAAAATATATGCTTTGGAGAGGAAGAGGAAAGGAGCTTACATTACCCGCGGTGGCACAGATATTACTATtttacaccagatggagtagaatAAGATGTCACTTCGAATCGTCTCGGTTAACTAAAATAGCTTTGCGTTACAAACCTTAAAAGTACAACGATGAAGACACTGCCGTGTGAAATACGCGCGCGGCTCGCGTTACACTAAATTCGCCTCTTTCGAAATTATATGTATTTCAGAATTAATTGCGTGCGAGCACCTTTCGCGACATATCGTGTAACGCTGCCTCTCCAAACCGTATCTTCCTTTGAATTATTCTTACTTAATTATATCGTGCACGGTACTCGACGTTCCATCGTATTACTACAGGGGAGTTTTATTTGATGCCTTGCGCAAACGTGGGTATGTAAATGTCCCCTTTCTCCATGCTTCCTTCACAGGtcttttaataaattactaAAAATGCTAATTTCATATTTAATTTTACCAAACTTTGATTCACCTTCTGCTAAGAAATTTTTGCAATTATGCTCTCTAGTTAGTCttcttaaaaattcatttttgtgaaaattggaaaattagTGATGACTTTGAAGCattctaaattttatttctAGTATAAAGATCTAGAAAAAATTCTCGTTTCTACGCCCCAATTAAGTTCTTGTAAAAATTAATAACAGTTTTGAGTCAGTCTAAATTTTAGTTCCAATACAAAGTTTCCTGTTTCAGTAGAAAGTTTTTAAATCACAATACTCTAAAGAGTTTCTTTTCAACTATAGCCTCTACTTAAGCttgtaaaaatttaataatattcaaGAACTGAAATAAACAATCTCAGAATGCCAAAATACTGTTCTCAAAAGTGACATAAAATGTTCCTTGTTACCACAAATCCTTATCGAAAGAAAAATTAAGTCTTCCTTGTTTCTTTTTCCCGCGCTGAAATTCAAATTTCGCGGTCGGCTCGACCCTCGATCGATCCTTCTCGACTTCTCCATTCGATTGTGCGGGAAGCTATGTTGAAAGTAGTTCCACGCGCGTACAGTTCGAGTGTAGGGGCGCTCGCGTCAGTGCCGTGAGAGCTTGAAAACAAAATTGTGTTTGGTGGCGAGTTTCTTCCTTTGTGATTGAAATGATCGAGGAACACGACGAACGCGAGACAATATGCGACTCGGTGGTAAGTGCCGCAACCTGTTAATTAAGTTTCAATAAAAATGATCTGTAAGAAAAGTCAGCGCATCCGATTATACCGATGTTATGAGAAGTTAACCTCACTTTCAGAACTCGTTGGTGGAGGGCTGCCGATTACCGGTCAGAATgcacggtacagatgattggcgTGAGTAAACTTCACTTTTGCAATCACAAAATGCCCAGACAATCATTTTTTTCCGATAAAACAACAATTTTTTTCGCGAAATCATTCATACGAGATTGTATCGAAAAGATTTTTTGTTAAGTGTGTCATTAAATGACATTATTGGACAATTCTATCAGCGTTTATAATTTTTCGAGCATTATTTTTATAACCAGTGGGATCGGAAATGCAATCAGTGAACTTTATTAACACTTCTTTTAGATAGATTGTGACTAGCTTGGTTTTAGGTTATGATTAGGTGATTTGGTCAACGTACAAGTACATACTCTCTTCTGGTGTCTCTGAGATTTCGATAACTCTTTATGTTGTATCAGTTTAGACGTAATTATAGTGGGTTTATCAAACATTTCCTTTTTGTCATCCACAGCTCTTGCTGAAATCATCAGTGTTAAAGAAGTACATGGTGTCAAGTGTTATTATGTACACTATGTAGATTGTAAGTATAACGAGACTTGTTTAAGGTGGAAGGAGTGGCGTATGTACGGAAACAATCATTTAACTAAATGTACAACGTTTTAGTCAATAAACGATTAGATGAATGGGTTATGGAAGATTGTCTGGACACTAGGAAAGTCCAGTACCCTCGCAAAGATGGAACTACACCAGGCACTGGTGCAGCAACCCCAAAAAAGCAAGCGCTCAGTAGACCTCCTAGCCCTAGTAGCCTCAGTAACGAGCCAGTCAATGGTACAGCTGTACTACAAGCAGCGTTACAAAAGAAAATGTCGAGGAAAAGAAAATCGACGTTTATAGAGAACGACGATTCTCAGGATGGTCCTCCACAGACACCTGGTCCAAGGCCAACCGGTTCTCTGGTTGCCCACCACCACGACGACATTGTTACCAGAATGAAAAATGTAGAGTTAATAGAACTGGGTCGTCATAGAATAAGACCTTGGTATTTTAGTCCGTACCCACAAGAAATGGTGAACCTACCTTGTATATACATTTGTGAATTCTGCCTAAAATATAGAAAGAGTCGGAAGTGTCTCGAGAGGCATTTGGCAAAGTGCAATTTACGGCATCCTCCTGGCAACGAAATATATAGAAAAGGATCGATATCGTTCTTTGAGATTGATGGCCGTAAAAATAAGAATTACGCACAAAACCTCTGTCTATTGGCTAAATTATTCTTGGACCACAAAACCCTCTACTACGACACGGACCCGTTTTTGTTCTATGTGATGACAGATTTCGATAGCAGAGGGTTCCACATAGTTGGTTACTTTTCAAAGGAAAAAGAATCAACGGAGGATCATAACGTAGCCTGCATTCTCACACTGCCACCGTATCAAAGAAGGGGCTACGGGAAACTGTTGATCGAATTCTCGTACGAGCTGTCGAAATTCGAGGGCAAAACAGGCTCGCCAGAAAAGCCATTGTCTGATCTCGGATTGCTATCGTATAGGAGTTACTGGGCGCACACGATACTGGATATCCTCTTGAACATAAAACCGCTAGTAGAAAACGAGAAGCCTCAG
Proteins encoded in this window:
- the Tip60 gene encoding histone acetyltransferase Tip60 isoform X1, which encodes MIEEHDERETICDSVNSLVEGCRLPVRMHGTDDWPLAEIISVKEVHGVKCYYVHYVDFNKRLDEWVMEDCLDTRKVQYPRKDGTTPGTGAATPKKQALSRPPSPSSLSNEPVNGTAVLQAALQKKMSRKRKSTFIENDDSQDGPPQTPGPRPTGSLVAHHHDDIVTRMKNVELIELGRHRIRPWYFSPYPQEMVNLPCIYICEFCLKYRKSRKCLERHLAKCNLRHPPGNEIYRKGSISFFEIDGRKNKNYAQNLCLLAKLFLDHKTLYYDTDPFLFYVMTDFDSRGFHIVGYFSKEKESTEDHNVACILTLPPYQRRGYGKLLIEFSYELSKFEGKTGSPEKPLSDLGLLSYRSYWAHTILDILLNIKPLVENEKPQITISEICELTSIKKEDVISTLQNLNLINYYKGQYIVTLNREIIEQHAAAMEKRQIRIDPKCLHWTPKDWSVRAKWIPGSDYVRLARVQNCT
- the Tip60 gene encoding histone acetyltransferase Tip60 isoform X2, yielding MHGTDDWPLAEIISVKEVHGVKCYYVHYVDFNKRLDEWVMEDCLDTRKVQYPRKDGTTPGTGAATPKKQALSRPPSPSSLSNEPVNGTAVLQAALQKKMSRKRKSTFIENDDSQDGPPQTPGPRPTGSLVAHHHDDIVTRMKNVELIELGRHRIRPWYFSPYPQEMVNLPCIYICEFCLKYRKSRKCLERHLAKCNLRHPPGNEIYRKGSISFFEIDGRKNKNYAQNLCLLAKLFLDHKTLYYDTDPFLFYVMTDFDSRGFHIVGYFSKEKESTEDHNVACILTLPPYQRRGYGKLLIEFSYELSKFEGKTGSPEKPLSDLGLLSYRSYWAHTILDILLNIKPLVENEKPQITISEICELTSIKKEDVISTLQNLNLINYYKGQYIVTLNREIIEQHAAAMEKRQIRIDPKCLHWTPKDWSVRAKWIPGSDYVRLARVQNCT